The Sus scrofa isolate TJ Tabasco breed Duroc chromosome X, Sscrofa11.1, whole genome shotgun sequence genome has a segment encoding these proteins:
- the POU3F4 gene encoding POU domain, class 3, transcription factor 4 produces MATAASNPYSILSSSSLVHADSAGMQQGSPFRNPQKLLQSDYLQGVPSNGHPLGHHWVTSLSDGGPWSSTLATGPLEQQDVKPGREDLQLGAIIHHRSPHVAHHSPHTNHPNAWGTSPAPNPSITSSGQPLNVYSQPGFTVSGMLEHGGLTPPPASASSQSLHPVLREPPDHGDLGSHHCQDHSDEETPTSDELEQFAKQFKQRRIKLGFTQADVGLALGTLYGNVFSQTTICRFEALQLSFKNMCKLKPLLNKWLEEADSSTGSPTSIDKIAAQGRKRKKRTSIEVSVKGVLETHFLKCPKPAAQEISSLADSLQLEKEVVRVWFCNRRQKEKRMTPPGDQQPHEVYSHTVKTDTSCHDL; encoded by the coding sequence ATGGCCACTGCTGCCTCGAATCCCTACAGCATTCTCAGTTCCAGCTCTCTGGTCCATGCGGACTCTGCGGGCATGCAGCAGGGGAGTCCTTTCCGAAACCCTCAGAAACTTCTCCAAAGTGATTACTTGCAGGGAGTTCCTAGCAATGGGCATCCCCTTGGGCATCACTGGGTGACCAGTCTGAGCGACGGAGGCCCATGGTCCTCCACACTGGCAACCGGTCCCCTGGAACAGCAAGACGTGAAGCCTGGGCGTGAAGACCTACAGTTGGGGGCGATCATTCATCACCGCTCGCCACACGTCGCCCACCACTCTCCGCATACTAACCACCCGAACGCCTGGGGCACGAGCCCGGCTCCAAATCCGTCCATCACGTCGAGCGGCCAACCCCTTAACGTGTATTCGCAGCCGGGCTTCACAGTGAGCGGCATGTTGGAGCACGGGGGGCTCACTCCACCGCCGGcctctgcctcctcacagagCTTACACCCAGTGCTCCGGGAACCCCCAGACCATGGCGACCTAGGCTCGCACCACTGCCAGGACCACTCGGACGAGGAGACACCAACCTCGGATGAATTGGAACAGTTCGCCAAACAGTTCAAACAAAGAAGAATCAAGTTGGGCTTCACGCAGGCTGACGTGGGGTTGGCGCTGGGTACACTGTATGGCAACGTGTTTTCGCAGACCACCATCTGCAGGTTCGAGGCCTTACAACTGAGCTTCAAGAACATGTGCAAGCTGAAGCCGCTGCTGAACAAGTGGCTGGAGGAGGCTGATTCGTCCACAGGGAGCCCGACCAGCATTGACAAGATCGCCGCACAGGGCCGCAAGCGCAAGAAGCGAACCTCTATTGAGGTGAGTGTCAAGGGCGTTCTGGAGACACATTTCCTCAAGTGTCCCAAACCTGCCGCACAGGAGATTTCCTCGCTGGCAGACAGCCTCCAGTTGGAGAAAGAAGTGGTGCGAGTCTGGTTTTGTAAtcgaagacagaaagagaaaagaatgactcCACCAGGGGATCAGCAGCCACATGAGGTTTATTCGCACACGGTGAAAACAGACACATCCTGCCATGATCTCTGA